One Arachis hypogaea cultivar Tifrunner chromosome 18, arahy.Tifrunner.gnm2.J5K5, whole genome shotgun sequence genomic window, TTGGTTCCGAATCTTTCATGGCTGATATGATGAAAAAACCAGGGTTATCCAGAACAAAATCCGAAGGAAATTTCAACTTTCAGCGTTTCATACATAGCCTTCAGTTAAAGtaggtttcttctcttcttcttcccaggttttcttcttattcttttttgcatCATCTTCAATTCCCAAGCCTTTCAATTCATCAATGCAAGGTTCTTCTTCACCTTCCCCACAATTTAGCTCCTTCTCCAACCACAATTTCGTCCACAACCTCCTCCACTTCGCAGCTGCTACCACTGGAGACCTTCACCTCATCGTCGCTTTCTTCGCATCCTTTCTCGACGGTACATGCTCCGGACAGCTCGTTCTCCGGCTCGATCCCAATCACAGCATCGGAGGTTCCCTCGGCTGCGGCTGGCCACGGGTCGTTGACGCAATCTCCGGCGGTCTCGTCATCGTCATCGGAGAAAATCGCGGCGGCGGACTTCACGGCAGCGGCTGCTTTAAGGAATGCTTGGTGGATGGATTCAGGCAGAAGAGCACAATCTTCGAGGCCTGCATCTTCAAGGCGCGGGGGTAGGATCTGGTGCAGTAACCCGTGTTGTTCTTTGGTTGACTCCATTGGAAAATCAGGTTCCAATTCCCAAttagattttttatgatttttaaattttatgaaatgAAACCCTATTTGCTAAATCTCAGGGAGGAAGTTGAGCTATATTAGGATCCGGAATGTGGTGGTGACTTGAACCTCACTGTCTTTGGTCTAATGGCAGAAACTGTTGCCTGGAAAGATTCAATTTTGGGTGATAAGCCATTAATGGCACCTGCAAGAAGCTCAGAGAAAGATCTGAAAGTAGAACAATTAGGCCTTGAAGCAACTGGTTTTGCCACAACTACTCTCTCAGTTTCATTAATATCCATTTTCAGTCAgtactttttacaaataaatggTCTGCAACTTCCACTCTTCCTCAAAAATAGCAGGAATTTCTCTTGATGATGACTTCAACTCATCCTAAGATAAGGATCACCAACCTGGAACACCTAACATTATGCCAAGTTTTAATATTAGTTCCTAATACAGAAAGAAATTTCACTATCATGATTATGAGTCTCACTCATGCTACTGTGCCTGGTAAAGATGGCCAATGTAAACAAAAGAGAAGACAAAACGGGGGTAAGGTTTGCAACATTTGAATCTCTCTTCTGAAGACAAAACGACGACGTTTCAAGGCTAGGAGAGCCTTCTACCATAACGGCATCATTTTGGTTGTCTGCCACGTTGGCAGTTAACGGTCCACGTCAGTGGCCGTTTGCCAACTCAGCTATAGAAATGACGGAAGGACCAACGTGACCAAGTAGGATATCTTTgggggacgaatttgattaattttatctttcggggacgaaaatggagatcgaggtatctttcaggaacggttttgactattaactctacattcattcaactaaaagaaagaaagaaataagaaaaaaaagaagaagaaaaaaatgcagcattagagaaaatatttttctatatttgcaacaaatttgggtgtaatacgaagatatttgggtgtaacacaaagatatttgggtgtattgtttaagaattttcggtatatgtgtactgataagttctgcataattcaaaatcctTCCTCTTCCTCCTACTCATTTTctgctgctttttcttcttcatcttcttatttcatattctcataattttttttttaggaaaaaattaagcaaagaagaaaaaaatacataatgttgcaaaatgaatagaaagaggaggagggaAAAAATgtagcaacaacaacagtaataagAAAAACggcgatgaagatgaaacacgcgaagaaaaaagagaaaaacgcaaagaaaaaagaaaagaagaaggaaaaggaggAACGCGAGATACAAAGAGGAACAACGTAATTTTCCGCGCACATTATGTAAGTGACTTATACGACTTATATGTAAAAAAGACTTGTATATATAATCGTACTCATTTTTTAacaatctaaaataaaaaaaattaattattgttcaATCAATACCAATTATTTTTTCAgttatctttttattaatttttttttcaaacactataattttatttttcattggggTTGTCAACTACTATTTCTAGTCACTctatatcttaaattttaaattataagttttaaaatataaattttttaaaaaataaaataaaaatttaattaatattaactagttAAAATTCCGATCCTATGCTTATTTTTTTCCTCGTTACCGAACTTAAATAATTAGGAGTTAGTGCAAAAAGGTCGTGAAGGTATTGGGCAAGTGCCAGATCATATGACAATTGGCATTCTAAGACCATCCAACGAAAAAAATAATCTGACCAAATtagattaatttaataattattttattagtttaattaaataaatattaaaaaataaattttattttgtatatataataatttattagttaatgagaaattttgaaataaagttaaaatttatAACAAGTTAGTCTTTTACATACCGGGGAGATACtattaaacgaaaaaaaaggcACATCTCCACGCTCCACTCTGACGTGCTCATCACTGTGGTTTGTGAAGTGAATTTCTTCTCATTTCATGAGAACAATAGTCacgtcaaaataataataataataataataataataataataataataatagtgattaTAAAAGCTGGTACTACATTACACGTAACCATGTGACATATTCTAGAATTTCTTTGAAAAAGTCTAATTACTACTACCACTCTTTGCTGTCTAATAAGCTTCCCTGCTTTGCTTACTTCACTTCATTTTCTTAAAAAGCAAAGATTCCATTCAACCTTctttctcattctctctctctctctctctctctctctctctctctctctctcgttttTAGTTCACAGAGGAAGCTTAATTACAAAGCAACTCTGCAACTTCGATTATCCAAATTCCAATCTGTCTTACTTTAGATTCTCGCTGTTCTTCCTTTTTGTCTTTGTATATATCACTCCACACTGCTTCAGTTTGTGTTTCTATATCTCTTATATTTTTggtctcttttatatatatgcagagtcttaaaaaaaaaacaaacttcAATTCTCAAAAATATAAACTCTGCTCTCTAAGCTATCATATAATTTCAATTAAGACTTGctttatttatgtttaaatgaATCACTAAAATTTAGGTGATGAAAAGTTGCTTTGAGCTACGAATTTAGCATACCATATAATATGCCAGCATTAGTTTGATTTATTTCTCCGATGGAAGGTGAAAAATCTAGTCTCTTTTTTGTTCTGTTGTTCTTGAATGTGATATGGTTAGTGGGTTCAGTGAGTGGAATTGGTGTTAACTGGGGAATACAATCAACACACCCTTTGCCACCATCCACAGTTGTGAAATTGCTGAAAGACAATGGAATTCAGAGGGTTAAGCTATTTGATGCTGATCCTGATATCTTGGATGCTATGAAGAAATCTGGGATGCAAGTTATGGTTGGAATCCCAAATGACATGCTTTATACACTTGCTAATAGTGTTCAAGCTGCTGAAAAATGGGTTTCAAAGAACGTTTCTGCGCATCTCTCTTCTGGAGGAGTTGACATCAGGTATCATGTATACATACACTGATTCACCCTATTTCCATTTTTTGTTGACAGATTCATTCTAATGATTCTATTCAACCATTTTGGATTGGTTCTAGAGTGCTGCTCCATGCAGTTAATTTTAACTGTTGTTTGACTTTATTGATTCATGAAAATTAGTTGTTTGGGACTAAAAtgagcaattttttttttaaaataatagtttGTGATCGTTGAAATTTTAAGGAAAATGAGAAGGAAAATATATGGGTCCTACATGATTTATGTTCTCCttgttaagaaaaataataatgggCGTAGGGATGAAAATGGCTGTCCAGTTTTGACTTTGATAGGTTAAGTCTAAGTCAGTTATTTTTTATAGACTTTAAAGTTCCACAAGCGCATGAACctatttaaaaatatgttttgtgAATTAGactccaaaaaataataaatttaaaatatttaaatagagATTAAatgaattctaaaatttataatttataatttataaaaaaaataattatatatatcgaTTTTTATATCATAaccatatttataatttataaattttttttaaaaaaaaattatgatcttAATTAGCATTGACTATTGATTCTTTTTagtgttattttgtgtttaatatAAGTAGATGTTTTTTTGtgagtaatataataaatatttgaaagtctAAATTAAGAATAACTTCTTTTTACAAAGCAAATATTTTGACGAGTCGACTCAacgaattttgttaattttttttagtttatgacATGACCTTTTTAACTAATAGGTTTCATAGAAGCTCAAGCCTAGCATGTTTAATAAAACGAGTCGAGTCACGAATTCCAGTTTAGTAGCCCGCCCAACTCGTTAGagttatttatattgttatattcttTGAGTAATTATGGTGTGGATTTTGCTCATGCTGTCTCTTAATTTGGAAGTTCTAATTTTGTGTAGAAGtagttaacattttaaaattaaactaaatgtcATAAATTATCTGTATAAGTTaccaattaaaaaatttattagatataGCCACAACTTTCAAGAACTAACAATTAAGCTTTCTTATTGCACTAATATAATTGTAGATTGTATGCGGATGCTAAGTTCAACTTGTTAGATAATTGTCATGGTTTCTTGGTTGTTTTAAGTTTTTAAAGTTTAGAAGAAGTACAGAGTTACAACTTAATTGCTTCCAAAATATCTTCCAATAATGATCTCTGTGATTTTTTTATCAGTTTGCTTTGTTTTGCCACGGGCTCTATTGCGTGATTACCTACGTTACCAACAAGAATTCTActaacttctgccaactcttgttTATGATTGTGTTTAATGAAAGTGTCtttgtagatgtgtctaataaaaatgtctcttTTATAACTGTCTCTAATAAAAGTGTCTTTATAAATGTATCTTGGTACCTTATACTTTTCCTTAACTAATATAGGAAcattttgatgtgatttttttGCAAAGGTATGTTGCAGTGGGAAATGAACCATTCTTGTCAACATACAACGGTACTTATGAATCCACAACGCTTCCGGCTCTGCAAAACATTCAAGCAGCTCTGACGAAATCCGGTCTGAGCAACCGTGTCAAAGTAACTGTCCCTCTAAATGCAGATGTATACCAGAGCTCATCTGAGAAGCCTTCGGACGGAGACTTCCGGCCGGACATCCATGATCTCATGCTGCAGATTGTCAAGTTCTTGAGCCAAAATGGTGCACCATTTACTGTGAACATCTACCCTTTCATTAGCCTCTACTCTGACCCAAATTTCCCGGTAGACTATGCCTTCTTCAACGGCTACCAACCTGCCATCAATGACAATGGAAAAAACTATGACAATGTCTTTGATGCAAACCATGACACACTAGTTTGGGCCCTGCAGAAGAATGGTTTCACAAATGTCCCTATAATCATAGGCGAAATTGGTTGGCCTACTGATGGAGACAAGAATGCTAATCTTCAACTTGCGCAACGGTTCAACCAAGGCTTCGTGTCGCGCTACTATGTATCTCAAAAGGGTACTCCAATGAGGCCTGGTCCGGTCGATGCTTACTTGTTTAGCCTCATAGATGAAGATAACAAGAGCATTCGACCGGGTAACTTTGAGCGCCATTGGGGAATATTCTACTTTGATGGACAACCTAAGTACCAACTTAGCCTTGGACAATCGAAGGGGTTGGTAGCAGCTAGTGGTGTTGATTATCTGGCTAAGAAGTGGTGTGTGTTGAAGCCTTCTGCAAATCTTAATGATGACCAAGTTGCACCAAGTGTGGCATATGCTTGTGAAAATGCTGATTGTACTAGTCTTGGCTATGGAACTTCATGTGGTAACTTAGATGTTAAAGGTAACATATCTTATGCTTTCAATAGCTATTACCAGATTCATGATCAATTGGACAGTGCATGCAAATTCCCTGGCCTTTCTATGATCACTGATAAGGACCCTTCTGTTGGAACTTGCAAGTTTAGGATCATGATTCAGACAGATTCTGCTGAATGGATAGATGGGAGAACTTGGTTTCTAAGAAAAGTGTTCTTTGTGTTATTGTtttatattattactattattatgtaAACCTTGTAATTTGGCTATAGCCTTGATTTATTTTCTGTGGTACAAAATGTTGATAACAAATTCAATTACGCTTGATCCTATGTATCTACTGTAATCAGTGTAGTGCAGTTAGTTAGCCATGTATCTGTTTTTCTTTAGGGTCACACACATCAAGGAAATAACAATAGAGTATGTGGCATATACGTCTTTAGATCATAGTGATGCATGGTACACCATACTTTGTGTGGTCTACTACAACTTACGCCTACTTAAAGAAGCTTAGCTTCCTACAACACAAGTCCACAACCTATGTCTCAAGTTGTCGCTACTTAGTAGACTTAGATTTGTGTGGTAACCCTTTGCGTTTAGGAGAGAGAGCCATAGAGGGAGGGATCTCGTAGCTCATAAACAGTTAAAACCAATTGAGagtacaaaatttaaaatttagaatttattatttagagtttaGGTTTagctcattttttatttatttttttttcaacgtTGATAACAATGTTATTCTCTATATTTTATCTTtggatttagatcctctaaagtttgaatttcattttagagagtaaagtgtgatctctcactattaattttataggtgggactaagaataaatatgaaagagaaactatttaaggatagaagatcacactttcttctctaaagtgaaattcaaactttaaaggATCCAAATCCTTTATCTTTTTATAGGTGTCTTTCACCTTCTATTATTATTTTGGGTAAAAAACCAAAATAAGCCATGGTTGGTTTAATATTACACGAATAAGCCAATGAAAAAATTGATTCAGCAATCAACCAATGTGCATAactatgtaattcgaatcaccacGATTCGAACTCAATTTGAATGTAGTTCGAATTAGTGCAATTCGAACTACTTACACCCATGCATCCAACGTAATTCGAATTGGCGCAATTCGAATTAGCTTCACTTAATTCGAAACATGCTGATTCGAATTATGCACGTTTCGCCACAagtagtaattcgaattgggGTGTTTCGAATTACACTAGATTTTCCTATAAAAGGAGTTCGAATCCACCCCATTCGAACCACTTCCTCACTCTCagaccccaccaaatcccagagaaaatgACCCAGTTTCGCTCCGATAAAGGCTGGAGCAGAGTATTTAGCTGATGGAGGACGATCCAGGCAGACTATATCGGTTGGATGGAGTGGCTCATGTTGCTGGGGTCATCAACGAGgaggttagtttttttttttgtgttttatttttgtGATGCTGCACATGGTTTTTGTTGGTGGTATTGCATGTGGTTTGTTGAAGTGGTTTTGTTTGTGGTTTGATAGGCGGTTTAGTTTAGCGGTTTAAGTTAGCGGTTTGTGTTAGTGGTTTTTTGTTAGTGAAATTGTAAGCGGTATTGTATGTGATTTATGTAAGTGGGTTTAAATGCGGTTTTGGTAGTGGTTTATTATATGGCTTTTGTATGTGGTTTATTATATTGCTTTTGTATGCGATCATTGTTTTGGCAGCCCCAGCGTTGCATCTcgagcatgcggcggcagcagggcatgccACTGGATGAGAGATACGTTCCGTACCTACAGATGGCcggattataccatcttgcgagGGTGAACGATAGATGGTTCTGATTAGATGAGCCCCTTGTTAGTGCATTCGTCGAGCGGTGGCGTCCGGAGACACACACCTTccacatgccgttcggagagtgcacgatcacacttcaGGATGTGGCATACCAGTTGGGGTTGCCAGTGGACGGACGCTATGTCAGTGGTTGCCTTACGGATTTCCATATATACATCGAGGGTGGCCGTCCTGCCTGGGTGTGGTTCTAGGAGTTGCTTGGAGTGGTTCCTCTTCCGAGCCAAGTTCAGAAGTTCGCTGTAAACTGCACTTGATTCCAGGAGACTGTGCGGCGCTTCGCTCGTGCatatatcatgatgttgttgggtactcagctgtttgccgacaagtTCGGCAACCGCATTCACATCAGATGCCTTCCATACGTTGCTTGGCTTGAGGAGATGGGTACCTACAGCTGGAGGTCTGCAGCACTagcatggttgtaccggtgcatgtgccgagtggcgaACAGACATGTGGTAAAGTTAGCGGGCCCACTTCAGTTACTTCAGTCCTGGATCTTCTGGCGCTTTGCTAGGTTTAGGCCTGCTGGGTATGATACGTGCAGCTGGCCCTTGGCCTCGAGGTACCGTTCTTAGACCTTtctatttcaatttaaaatagtTGATTAAATGTTCGCTTCTTATGTTATACAAATCTGTCACACTTTTAATTAGCTGTGACACCGATGTGAGAtgcaggtggtcaggttacaACCCTCCCGGTGGCGAGAAGGGACCTAGAGTGCAGAACTGGAGACTGAGGCTAGACATGTTACAGGCCACCGATGTGAGTATACTAACCGGctatgtttatttaattaattaaactttATGACTTTAGATCATGGATTGAACTGAATGTTAGAATCTTTCTGCAGTTTATTTGGATGCCCTATAGCTCCCCCGAGGTACTGCAGGTTGTGCATCCGGAGGTGTTGGAGCCTCGGCATACGGCAATGTGGCGATCTGTGACATCACTGATCTACTTTGCCGTGATAGAGTGACATTAGATAGATAGGGTTTTACCGCAGTTCGGCGGAGTCCAGCCCTGTCCACAtcccgccctgaacatcgactttctgatgtcAAAGGACGGGAGAGGGGGTGATCATTGGTTCCCGTTGGCTCTTCAGTTATGGCATCTTCATTGGGAGAGCCGTGCCGACCATGTTCTTCGGTTCGATGTTGTTGCAGACCCTGGACCATCACATGATTACTTGCAGTGGTGGAGTCAGCATGGAAAGAGGTTTCTGTCACTAGAGATGTATTTGGGTGATCCGAGAGCCGTTCCTATTCCTGTGGAGGCATCGCAGAGGGGTGCTGGGCGAGTTCCCGACATAGATCATGTTGACGACGTCCCGGATAGGCGTCGGGTCGAGAGGAGAGCTCGTGTGGGGACACGTCGGAGCCAACGCGAGTGGAGGTGGCTGGACCAGGCTATGGAGGAGGGTG contains:
- the LOC112770492 gene encoding uncharacterized protein produces the protein MESTKEQHGLLHQILPPRLEDAGLEDCALLPESIHQAFLKAAAAVKSAAAIFSDDDDETAGDCVNDPWPAAAEGTSDAVIGIEPENELSGACTVEKGCEESDDEVKVSSGSSCEVEEVVDEIVVGEGAKLWGR
- the LOC112771723 gene encoding glucan endo-1,3-beta-glucosidase 5 codes for the protein MEGEKSSLFFVLLFLNVIWLVGSVSGIGVNWGIQSTHPLPPSTVVKLLKDNGIQRVKLFDADPDILDAMKKSGMQVMVGIPNDMLYTLANSVQAAEKWVSKNVSAHLSSGGVDIRYVAVGNEPFLSTYNGTYESTTLPALQNIQAALTKSGLSNRVKVTVPLNADVYQSSSEKPSDGDFRPDIHDLMLQIVKFLSQNGAPFTVNIYPFISLYSDPNFPVDYAFFNGYQPAINDNGKNYDNVFDANHDTLVWALQKNGFTNVPIIIGEIGWPTDGDKNANLQLAQRFNQGFVSRYYVSQKGTPMRPGPVDAYLFSLIDEDNKSIRPGNFERHWGIFYFDGQPKYQLSLGQSKGLVAASGVDYLAKKWCVLKPSANLNDDQVAPSVAYACENADCTSLGYGTSCGNLDVKGNISYAFNSYYQIHDQLDSACKFPGLSMITDKDPSVGTCKFRIMIQTDSAEWIDGRTWFLRKVFFVLLFYIITIIM
- the LOC112770494 gene encoding protein MAIN-LIKE 1-like, translated to MPFGECTITLQDVAYQLGLPVDGRYVSGCLTDFHIYIEGGRPAWETVRRFARAYIMMLLGTQLFADKFGNRIHIRCLPYVAWLEEMGTYSWRSAALAWLYRCMCRVANRHVVKLAGPLQLLQSWIFWRFARFRPAGYDTCSWPLASRWSGYNPPGGEKGPRVQNWRLRLDMLQATDFIWMPYSSPEVLQVVHPEVLEPRHTAMWRSVTSLIYFAVIE